The segment CGTCGCCGTGGCCGTCCTCGTCGTCCGGGCGGGGGCCCAGCAGTTCGTCCGCCAGGCTCGGCAGGTCGTCCATCGGGGTGGCCTCGGCCCAGTCCGACGGGGCCCTGCGCGGCCGGCCGTCCTCGTCGAAGACGGGGAGCTCGCGGGTCACGTCGTTCGCGGAGTCCCGGAAGATGCCCGGCGGCACCCGGTCGGCCGGGGCCTCCTGGCTGTGGGGGGCCGTCGGACGCTCCGCGGGCCGGGTCCGCCCGCCGGGGGCGGCCGGGGGCGGGCCGTCGGGCCGTACGGCGGGCAGGACGGCCGTCTCGTCCGACGGGCGCGACGCGGACGCCGACGCCGACGCCGGGTCGATCTTGGGCACCGGCACGGTCTGCGTCACGTCGTCGGGCCGGACGACCCGGCGCACCACCGGCGTCTCGATCGTGGCCTCGTCCGCCGGAAGGGAGTCCTTGCGCATCTCGACCTTGGGCGCGGGCGCCTCGGCGGCCTTCGCCGAGGCGGCGGCCGCGGCGGCCGAGGCCTCCGCCAGCTTGCGCGCCTCCTCCGCCCGCAGCAGGGCCTCCTCGGCCCGCCGCTGCTTCTCCAGCCGGCGCTCCTCCGCCTCGGCGCGCAGCCGGGCCTCCTCCGCCTCCTGGAGCCGGATCCGCTCCCGCTCGGCGGCGAGGGCCCGCTCCTCGGCCTCCGCGCGCAGCCGTTCGGCCTCGGCCCGGGCACGGGCCTCCGCCTCGGCCTTGCGCCGCTCCTCCTCGGCCTTGCGCCGGGATTCCTCCGCCTTGCGGGCGGCCTCCTCCTCGGCCAGCCGACGCGCCTCCGCGGCCTCCCGCTCGGCCTTGGCCCGGGCCGCTTCGGCCTCCTGCTCGGCCCTGATCCGGGCCTCCTCCGCCTCCCGGGCCAGGCGGGCCTCCTCCTCGGCCTTCAGCCGGGCCTCCTCCGCCCTGCGCGCGGCCTCTTCCTCGGCCTTGCGCCGGGCCTCCTCCTCGGCGAGCCGGCGGGCCTCGAGCTGCGCGGCCACCTCGGCCTCGGACAGCGGGAGCATCCGGTCGAGGCGGTGGCGCACGACGGTGGTCACGGAGCCCGGGTCCTGCCCGGCGTCGACCACCAGGTAGCGGCCGGGGTCGGCGGCGGCGAGCGTCAGGAAACCGGCCCGCACCCGCTGGTGGAACTCGGTCGGCTCGGACTCCAGCCGGTCGGGCGCCTCCGTGAACCGCTCCCGCGCGGTCTCCGGGGAGACGTCGAGCAGCACGGTCAGGTTCGGGACCAGGCCGTCCGTGGCCCAGCGGGAGATCCGGGCGATCTCCGTCGGGGACAGGTCGCGCCCGGCGCCCTGGTAGGCGACCGAGGAGTCGATGTAGCGGTCGGAGATGACGACCGCGCCCCGCTCCAGGGCGGGCCGGACCACCGTGTCCACGTGCTCCGCGCGGTCGGCGGCGTACAGCAGCGCCTCGGCGCGGTTGGACAGCCCGGCGGAGGAGATGTCCAGCAGGATCGAACGGAGCCGCTTGCCGACCGGGGTGGCGCCCGGCTCCCGGGTCACGACGACCTCGTGGCCCTTGCCCCGTATCCAGTCGGCCAGCGCCTCGACCTGGGTGGACTTCCCGGCGCCGTCGCCGCCCTCCAGGGCGATGAAGAACCCGGTCGCGGACGGGGCCTGGACGGGCTCCCCACCGCGCAGCGCCTCGCGCAGGTCGCGGCGCAGCGGCACGCCGCCGCGGTCGTCGGCCCGGGTGAGGACCACGACGGCGGCGGGCAGCAGCAGCGCGCCGACCAGCATCAGGGTGTAGGCGGCGCCGCCGTGCGCGAGGACGATCCGGCCGGCCTCCAGCCGGTGCGGGCCGATCGCGGCGGCCAGCAGCGGGGCGGCCACCGCGCCGAGGGCTACGGCCACGCGGACCACGGCCTGCAGGTGCGCGGTGACCCGGGCGCGGCGGAACTCCTCGGTCTCCTGGTCGAGCAGGGTGTGGCCGGTGTTGGCGGCGACGCCGGCGGCGGTCCCCGCGAGCAGGGCCAGGAACAGCACGGTCGCCGTGTCCCGGACCAGTCCGGTCAGCAGCAGCGCCAGTCCGGCGACGGCCATGGCCAGGGCCAGCAGCCGACGCCGGGACAGCCCGGGCAGCACCTTGCCGGCCTGGGTGGCGCGGATGCCGGCGGCGGTGCCGCCGACGAGGGCGAGCACCATCAGGGCGTACGAGGAGGGCCCGCCGCCCAGGTCGAAGGCGTGCAGCACGGCGACGGAGGCGGCGCAGGCGACGGCTCCGGCGACGGCGGCGCAGGCCAGCACGAGCAGCCGGATCGAGCCCGTACGGCCCTTCTCGGCCCGGTCGCCCGCGCGGGGGGCGCGCAGCCCCTCCAGCGGCGAACGCGGCCTCGGGGTCTTCAAGGCAGGCAGGGCCAGCGGCAGCAGCAGCGAGACGGAAGCGGCGAACAGGCCGGCGGCGACGTACGAGCCCAGCGCCGACTGGTTCACGGCGAACCATTCCACGCCCAGGCCCAGCGCCCGCCCGACCAGCGTCGCGACGAGCAGGGCGGCGGCCGCGACGGGCATCGCCGCGAAGGCGGTGCGCAGGCTGAGGCGGCGCAGGGCGTCGAGGTGGTCCGGGAGCGGGC is part of the Streptomyces katrae genome and harbors:
- the tmk gene encoding dTMP kinase; protein product: MTRAEQPPVVTASENPAYDEALAADSRERAVRALLRTPGLRRLWSAQLVSGIGDALALLVLVLLTLQATVTTTTGGLFGTGYRGAAFAVAAVFAVRVLATVLFGAVLLGPLAQLTAPGGKLDRRWTMAGADGLRIVLFVVAPLWLDWIPAHATVALLATVFVSGSAERVWTLAKESAAPALLPAPPPEGATVRPLPDHLDALRRLSLRTAFAAMPVAAAALLVATLVGRALGLGVEWFAVNQSALGSYVAAGLFAASVSLLLPLALPALKTPRPRSPLEGLRAPRAGDRAEKGRTGSIRLLVLACAAVAGAVACAASVAVLHAFDLGGGPSSYALMVLALVGGTAAGIRATQAGKVLPGLSRRRLLALAMAVAGLALLLTGLVRDTATVLFLALLAGTAAGVAANTGHTLLDQETEEFRRARVTAHLQAVVRVAVALGAVAAPLLAAAIGPHRLEAGRIVLAHGGAAYTLMLVGALLLPAAVVVLTRADDRGGVPLRRDLREALRGGEPVQAPSATGFFIALEGGDGAGKSTQVEALADWIRGKGHEVVVTREPGATPVGKRLRSILLDISSAGLSNRAEALLYAADRAEHVDTVVRPALERGAVVISDRYIDSSVAYQGAGRDLSPTEIARISRWATDGLVPNLTVLLDVSPETARERFTEAPDRLESEPTEFHQRVRAGFLTLAAADPGRYLVVDAGQDPGSVTTVVRHRLDRMLPLSEAEVAAQLEARRLAEEEARRKAEEEAARRAEEARLKAEEEARLAREAEEARIRAEQEAEAARAKAEREAAEARRLAEEEAARKAEESRRKAEEERRKAEAEARARAEAERLRAEAEERALAAERERIRLQEAEEARLRAEAEERRLEKQRRAEEALLRAEEARKLAEASAAAAAASAKAAEAPAPKVEMRKDSLPADEATIETPVVRRVVRPDDVTQTVPVPKIDPASASASASRPSDETAVLPAVRPDGPPPAAPGGRTRPAERPTAPHSQEAPADRVPPGIFRDSANDVTRELPVFDEDGRPRRAPSDWAEATPMDDLPSLADELLGPRPDDEDGHGDDRGGDGGRGGRRRRR